The Martelella sp. AD-3 genome includes a region encoding these proteins:
- a CDS encoding TRAP transporter large permease, whose amino-acid sequence MSDSLLVTLISLGATGFFLIGVPVLLVIGLWVIGMSMMLGLPLDNLGSALSDVFTDGFALLAMPLFILTGDLINQSGIARRMSDFAYSCLGWLRGGLAMAAIGACGLFAAISGSNSATTATIGAMLHPEMKKGGYDERFSAATAAAGGTLGIIIPPSIIFIVYGFLMNLPISDLFVAGIIPGLLMGLSMMFFCWLICRKNGWGHIIALEPSRILKTGIGSWLGFFAIGIVLWGIYTGKFSPTEAAAVTVGFCVLVGFLSLPLHRMMGSPSEDRPPNERGYAEMLVVRGFTPIDIPSITLRSAQITGILAPLIAISVVMQQILSVLGAEQAIGDFVRSMGGYYPVLFTAMALVFITGMVLESLPTTIIMAPILAPIAASIGVDPIQFAVVFLIGASIGFITPPYGLNLYVASGVTGVSYFRILRYIYPYIVALIAVWVLVALVPSLSTMLIPQR is encoded by the coding sequence ATGTCAGACTCTCTTCTGGTTACCTTGATCTCGCTCGGCGCCACCGGCTTCTTTCTCATCGGCGTTCCCGTGCTCCTCGTCATCGGCCTTTGGGTGATCGGCATGAGCATGATGCTCGGCCTGCCGCTCGACAATCTGGGCTCCGCGCTCTCGGATGTCTTCACCGACGGCTTCGCGCTTCTGGCCATGCCGCTGTTCATCCTCACCGGCGACCTGATCAACCAGTCCGGCATCGCCCGGCGCATGTCCGACTTCGCCTATTCTTGCCTCGGCTGGCTGCGCGGCGGCCTTGCCATGGCGGCGATCGGCGCCTGCGGCCTGTTTGCTGCGATCTCGGGCTCGAATTCGGCCACCACGGCCACGATCGGCGCCATGCTGCATCCGGAAATGAAGAAGGGCGGCTATGACGAGCGCTTTTCGGCGGCAACGGCTGCGGCCGGCGGCACGCTCGGCATCATCATCCCGCCATCGATCATCTTCATCGTCTACGGCTTCCTGATGAACCTGCCGATCTCCGACCTTTTCGTCGCCGGCATCATTCCGGGCCTTCTGATGGGGCTTTCGATGATGTTTTTCTGCTGGCTGATCTGCCGGAAGAACGGCTGGGGCCACATCATCGCGCTGGAGCCGTCCCGCATCCTGAAGACCGGCATCGGTTCCTGGCTTGGCTTCTTCGCCATCGGCATCGTGCTCTGGGGCATCTACACCGGAAAATTCTCGCCGACCGAGGCGGCTGCCGTTACCGTCGGCTTCTGCGTGCTTGTCGGTTTCCTGTCGCTGCCGTTGCACCGGATGATGGGCTCGCCTTCCGAAGACCGTCCCCCGAACGAGCGCGGCTACGCGGAAATGCTGGTGGTGCGCGGCTTCACGCCGATCGACATCCCGTCGATCACCCTGCGCTCGGCCCAAATCACCGGCATTCTGGCGCCGCTGATCGCGATCTCCGTCGTCATGCAGCAGATCCTCTCGGTTCTGGGCGCCGAACAGGCGATTGGCGATTTCGTCCGCTCCATGGGCGGCTATTACCCGGTTCTCTTCACCGCCATGGCGCTGGTGTTCATCACCGGCATGGTGCTGGAGAGCCTGCCGACGACGATCATCATGGCGCCGATCCTGGCGCCGATTGCCGCCTCCATCGGCGTTGATCCGATCCAGTTCGCCGTGGTCTTCCTGATCGGCGCCTCGATCGGCTTCATTACCCCGCCCTACGGCCTCAATCTTTATGTCGCCTCGGGCGTGACCGGCGTGTCCTATTTCCGCATACTGCGCTATATCTACCCCTATATCGTCGCGCTGATTGCGGTGTGGGTCCTCGTCGCGCTTGTCCCGTCGCTCTCGACAATGCTAATCCCGCAGCGATAA
- a CDS encoding IclR family transcriptional regulator, whose translation MDDQARDGQIPTNLRLLLVLEALAEAGSPVTPTEVNQTLGLPKPTIHRLFATLEAEGFIQREIDGRGYCPGRRLRVMSAGILSSLRIRTARVAILSELAEAINETCNISLPDLDAMIYLERVETKWPLRIQLPVGSRVPFYCTASGKMYLSSLERKHLENYLRATALSPRAANTITSAGDLVAELDRVRERGYATDNEEFMDGMIAVAVPIRDSFGRLVSALSFHAPLQRLSLDEAINNVDRLNTAADKLSALISKSDL comes from the coding sequence TTGGACGATCAAGCCAGGGACGGACAGATACCGACAAACCTCCGTCTTCTGCTGGTGCTCGAAGCACTAGCGGAAGCCGGATCGCCCGTCACGCCGACCGAGGTGAACCAGACGCTTGGCCTGCCGAAGCCGACGATCCACAGGCTGTTCGCCACGCTTGAGGCCGAGGGCTTCATCCAGCGCGAGATCGACGGGCGCGGCTATTGCCCCGGGCGCAGGCTGCGGGTCATGTCGGCGGGCATTCTGTCCTCGCTCAGGATCAGGACCGCGCGCGTGGCGATCCTCTCCGAGCTTGCCGAGGCGATCAACGAGACCTGCAACATCTCGCTGCCGGATCTCGACGCGATGATTTATCTGGAACGCGTCGAAACCAAATGGCCGCTCCGCATCCAGCTTCCGGTCGGCTCGCGCGTGCCGTTTTACTGCACGGCGAGCGGCAAGATGTATCTGAGTTCGCTCGAGCGCAAGCATCTGGAAAACTATCTGCGCGCGACGGCGCTTTCGCCGCGCGCGGCAAACACGATCACCTCGGCCGGCGATCTCGTCGCCGAGCTCGATCGCGTGCGCGAGCGGGGCTATGCGACGGACAACGAGGAATTCATGGACGGCATGATCGCCGTCGCCGTGCCGATCCGCGACAGTTTCGGCCGGCTTGTCTCCGCGCTTTCATTCCATGCGCCGCTGCAGCGGCTTTCGCTGGACGAGGCGATCAACAATGTCGACCGCCTGAATACGGCCGCCGACAAGCTTTCGGCGCTGATCAGCAAGTCCGACCTCTGA
- a CDS encoding EF-hand domain-containing protein, producing the protein MKRRTLFAAGLVAALIGGAAVPALAAGPDDSWGGRGQGPRQMMTDCNGPQGAARGPGGRQGMMQRGYDQNGFAQDNRGSGRMAMRGNDDGAYGRGMMQGQRGGPQADFGPGGMRGPGTGPGNGPRGAGQAGGPQMMGDLGQYDKNGDGYLSLDEFEAFQVEVGRPMFARHFQYLDSDGDGKVAVSQLPVPGAGPQQPFAQGAAGNQGQQPPMPRGAGNPNN; encoded by the coding sequence ATGAAACGCAGAACACTCTTCGCAGCAGGACTGGTTGCAGCACTCATCGGCGGCGCTGCCGTTCCCGCACTCGCGGCAGGGCCCGACGACAGCTGGGGCGGCCGCGGCCAGGGGCCCCGGCAGATGATGACCGATTGCAACGGCCCGCAGGGCGCAGCAAGAGGCCCCGGCGGCCGTCAGGGCATGATGCAGCGCGGCTATGACCAGAACGGCTTCGCCCAGGACAACAGGGGCTCCGGCCGGATGGCGATGCGCGGCAATGACGACGGCGCCTATGGCCGCGGCATGATGCAGGGGCAGCGCGGCGGTCCGCAGGCCGATTTCGGGCCCGGCGGCATGCGCGGTCCCGGCACGGGGCCCGGCAATGGCCCGCGCGGCGCAGGCCAGGCGGGCGGCCCGCAGATGATGGGCGACCTCGGCCAGTACGACAAGAATGGCGACGGCTATCTTTCGCTGGACGAGTTCGAGGCCTTCCAGGTCGAGGTCGGACGTCCGATGTTCGCGCGTCACTTCCAGTATCTCGACAGCGACGGTGACGGCAAGGTCGCGGTTTCGCAACTGCCGGTTCCCGGCGCCGGTCCGCAGCAGCCCTTCGCGCAAGGGGCGGCCGGCAACCAGGGCCAGCAGCCGCCGATGCCGCGCGGCGCGGGCAACCCGAACAACTGA
- a CDS encoding response regulator: MNNEPHILIVDDHRDIRDAVQTYLQKNGYRATAVRDAQEMDEKLRGGCFDLIVLDVMMPGEDGISVCRRLSAEGSVPILMLTALGEETDRIIGLEVGADDYLPKPFNPRELLARIRAILRRAERQPKIPGAPAGEILRFAGWTLDTDTRRLTADDGREEALTTADFRLLTVLLARPRFVLSREQLLDATSGRSAHVFDRTIDNQISRLRRKIEPDPASPEIIVTVRGGGYSLACDVEHVS; the protein is encoded by the coding sequence ATGAACAACGAACCGCACATCCTGATCGTTGACGATCACAGGGACATCCGCGATGCCGTGCAGACCTACCTGCAGAAGAACGGCTACCGGGCAACCGCCGTGCGCGATGCACAGGAAATGGACGAAAAGCTGCGCGGCGGCTGTTTCGACCTGATCGTGCTTGACGTGATGATGCCCGGCGAGGACGGCATTTCCGTCTGCCGGCGTCTCAGCGCGGAGGGCAGCGTACCGATCCTGATGCTGACCGCGCTCGGCGAGGAGACCGACCGGATCATCGGCCTGGAGGTCGGGGCGGATGACTATCTGCCGAAACCCTTCAACCCGCGCGAGCTTCTGGCGCGCATCCGCGCCATCTTGCGGCGCGCGGAGCGCCAGCCGAAAATACCCGGCGCGCCGGCCGGCGAAATTCTGCGCTTCGCCGGCTGGACGCTCGACACGGACACGCGCCGCCTGACCGCCGATGACGGCCGCGAGGAGGCGCTGACGACGGCCGATTTCCGGCTCCTGACCGTGCTTCTCGCGCGTCCGCGCTTCGTCCTGAGCCGCGAGCAGCTTCTTGACGCCACTTCCGGCCGCAGCGCCCATGTGTTCGACCGCACCATCGACAACCAGATCAGCCGCCTGCGCCGCAAGATCGAACCGGATCCGGCGAGCCCCGAGATCATCGTCACGGTGCGCGGCGGCGGCTACTCGCTTGCCTGCGATGTGGAGCATGTCTCGTGA